CTAACCATGAACTTTGGCTCGCCGCCGGCTTGCTCTGGGGCGTCGCCGCCCTCTTGAACGGCCTCCTGCACGACGCCCGATATAAAGCCTTCATTCAACGGCTCAAGCGCGTGCGCGGCGAACTGGTCGTCCGTGGCGGCAGTGGCTCGCGCCCCACGATGCAGCCGCTAATGCCGCGAAGTCCGTTGCGTCTCGCCGCCTGGGTCGTGCAAAAAGCCGCGGAGCCGCCAGTGACCTTGAACCTGATCACCTGCGTCGCGGCAACAATCTGGTTGCTTCCCGCCACGAGCCATTTCATTTCCTGCGCCTTCATCGGCGCCATGTGCGTCGCGAATAGTGCGACGATGCTCGCCCGGCTCTGGAAATCGCAGCGGGCAGGCGCTGCGGAAACAGAATTCGCCGCCTGGTTCGCGCCGCCAGCCGACTCGTCCCTAGAGTTCCGCGATGGCTGGTGGCACGTGACGCGGCAAACGAGTCGGGCGAAGTCGCCGTAATGGTCACTTCTCGCTCCGCGAAAGGAGACGCCTTTCGCGGAACGAGAGACCATCGGCGTGAACGCCAAGGCGTTCTGACAGTTACTCGCCGAGCGCGAAGTCCGCGATCTTACGCAAGTAATTCGGTTCGTGCTCATGCCGCATCGGGGAGCCAGCGTGCGTGCCGGCGCCGACCAGTTCGCCTTTGCGCAACGTGCGTTGCGCCGCCAGGGACCGAATCGCCTCGGCCGCCGGATTCGCCGGACGGACGCGCAGGTCGAGCGCTTTCCAGGCGATTCCACGCCGCACCAGGTGCGTCTCGAACGTCTGTTGCGACGGGGAGAGCATCCACTGGCCGAATACGGCGCGTTTCGCCATGATCATGCCGTCGTGTTCCGGCGCGATGGCGTCTTGTCGCGACGGCATGCGGGGAATCCAGCCCAGCGGCGTGCCGGCGGCGCGGCGTCCGAGCAGGCAATCGAACTCGCCGGTCTGCCGCCACATTTTGGCGATGCCCTGTAAATCCAGTACGCAGTCCGCGTCGCGATACAGCACCCATTCGCCGGTGGAGTGCCGGAGGCCGGTTTCCATGGCGATCCGCGTGCCGAGCCTGGCCGGGTGGGCCAACAAGCGGACTTGCGGATAGTTCGCGACCAGGTCGCTGGCGATTTCCATCGTGGCGTCGAGCGACCCGTCGTCGATCAACTGCACTTCAAACCGGTTGGTCAGTTCCGGCAACAAATCCAGCAGCTCCGCCAGCATGGCCGGGAGCGATTCCTGAGCGTTATAGACCGGCAGGATGAGGGACAGCGATCGAGGCAAGTGAGGTTCCTTTCGCGTTCCGGAAGAGAGGGGGCCCGCACGGACCGAGCGGGGGAGCGCCGCCCTCGGCGCGCGCTCCGACACCTTCGCCAGTAAAATCGACTAACGCCGGAACAAACTGAAATGTCGCCGCGAATTACCACGGCGGATCGAAAGTAACGAATGGGCCCGAATCACCTAGTTTGCCGCGGCTCTGGCCAATGCCCGATAGTCGGGTTATTCTGGGCAGTTTGGTCGCCGTGGCATCGATTTCGGCTTGCGCAAGTGCTTGCTGATGCCCGGCCGGCCTCGTCGCGGTTCAAGCCCGCGGCAGGTGATTTTCCCGGCAAATCCAAGGAGTAGCGGTGTCGCACCCGGCCCCCCGCACGATCCCCGATTTTGAGAAGGGCCAAGGCATGTTGCCGGCCATCGCCCAGGACGCCGCCACGGGCGAGGTGCTGATGATGGCCTACATGAACCCCGAGAGCTACGCCGAGACGCTGGCGACCGGCCGCGCCGTCTACTTCAGCCGCAGCCGCAACAAGCTCTGGCGCAAGGGGGAGGAAAGCGGCCACGTGCAACTGGTGCGCGGCGTATTCGTCGATTGCGACGCGGACACGATACTCTTGAAAGTCGAACAGCTCGGCGGCGCGGCCTGCCACGAAGGCTACCAAAGCTGTTTCTTCCGGCAGGTCACGCCGGAAGGTCTGCAAGTCGTCGGCGAGCGCGTGTTCGACCCCGCCCAGGTTTATGGAAAGAAGTAACGCGATGGCAAACTGTTTGAAACTGGGCATTCCCGCCGGCAGCCTGCAAGAGGCGACGGCGGAGTTGTTTCGGCGCGCGGGCTACAAAATCACGTTCAGTTCGCGCAGCTACTATCCGTCGATCGACGACGACGAAATCGAATGCACGCTGATCCGCGCGCAGGAAATGGCGCGTTACGTTCAAGACGGCGCGCTCGACGCCGGTCTGACAGGTCACGATTGGATCGTGGAGAACAATGCTGATGTACAAGAAGTGGCGGAACTTGTGTTCTCGAAGGTCAGCCGCCGTCCCGTGCGTTGGGTACTCTGCGTGCCGGAGGATTCCCCGGTGCAGTCGGTTGCCCAACTGCAAGGCAAGCGCATCGCCACCGAAGCAGTCGGCCTGACGACGCGGTTTCTCGCCAAGCATGGCGTGCAGGCGAAAGTGGAATTCAGCTGGGGCGCCACGGAGGTCAAGCCGCCGCGCTTGGCCGACGCCATCGTGGAAGTCACCGAAACCGGCAGCTCGTTGCGGGCCAATAATCTGCGGATCGTGGCCGAAGTACTCGTGAGCACGCCGCGTTTGATCGCCAATCGCGAGGCATACCTCGATCCGTTCAAACGGCAGAAGATCGACGATATCGCGCTGATGTTGCGCGGCGCGATGGCGGCGGAAGGCAAAGTCGGAATGATGGCGAACGTCCCGCGCGCAAGCTTGCAGGAAGTCCTGGCGATCCTGCCGGCGTTGCAAAAACCGACGATCAGCAGTCTCTCGGACGACGATTGGGTCGACGTGATGACGGTGATCGACGAAGCAGTGGTGCGTAACATCATCCCGCGCTTGAAAGCGGCGGGGGCTCGCGGGATTGTCGAGTATCCGCTCAATAAGGTGATTGAGTAGCTGTCGCGAGGCTCGCACGAATCGGCGTAAAGCATTATCCGGGGATATGAAATGCGGTTGCACGTCGGATCGTTGCCCGAGGGCGATTTCGCGCCGGACGAGACCTGGCATGCCCTGCGCGAGCCTGGCCCGGCGATGATGCAAGTCTACGCTGCGCCGATTGCCATCGTGCTGGGCCTGCTTGTCGGTTTGGCGTGGCAATCGCTGGGTTTGTCCATGTCCGTCACACTCAGTGGCAATCACGCCATTGTTGCGATCGTGTTCATCGTGCTGTCGTTTCCGGCGATGATTGCCTTCCATGAGCTATTGCACTATGGGGCCTTTCCGGCCGGCGGACATCCGGACGATAAAATGATGGGCGTCTGGCCCAGTCGAATGATGTTTTACGCGCACTATTTGGGAGAGATCACCCGCACGCGCTTTCTGGTCGTGCTCTTGCTGCCATTTCTGGTGATCTCAATTCTGCCACTGGTCTTGGCCGCTTTGATTCCCCTGCCGCCGTGGCTGTTGATCGCTTTCGCCTGGTGTTCCGTTTGGAATGCGCTGTTTGCCTGCGGAGACATGTTTGCCGTGGGCTTGATTCTCGCCCAGGTGCCCGCGATGGCACGCTTGCGCAATCGCGGCTACCATACTTTCTGGACGACCGCGTCGCCACCGCCCACTTCCTGATTGTGAGTCGAACAACATGCGCGCTTTCATGCTTTGCGGACTGGTCTTCGGAATGTCGGTCAATGCGACCGTCGCGGCCGAGTTGCCTGAAGTGTCGCACGAGGACTTCGAGCAAGGCGCCGAACGCTGGCAGGCCACCGATGCCCAGGCCTGGGAAGTGCTGCCCGGCAAGGACGGGCAGGGGTACGGCAACACCAAGCAGAGCGACTACAAGCCGCCGCATCGCAGTCCGCTCAACATCGCGCTGTTGAAAGACGTGATCGTCGGCGATTTCGTGTTGGAAGCCGATGTCCGCAGCACGGTCAAGGACTACGGGCACCGCAGCATGTGTATGTTCTTCGGTTACCAGGATTCGGCGAACTTCTATTACGTCCATTTCGGCAAGCAGATGGACGATCACGCCAATCAGATTTTCATCGTCGACGACGCGCCGCGCACGAAGATTTCCACCAAGACCACCGACGGCACTCCCTGGGACGACGCCTGGCACCACGTGAAGATCGTACGGACCGTGAGCGACGGCGCGATCGCGATTTATTTTGACGACATGGAAACGCCGGTCATGACTGCCGAGAACAAAACCTTCACTTGGGGCCAAATCGGCCTCGGCACCTTCGACGACATGGGCATCTGGGACAACATCCAACTGCGCGGGACTGCGGTTGAGAAGAAGTAGCGAGGCAACCGCGAAAGACGCGAAAAGGCACGAAAAGGACATGCCGACGAACTGCCATCCAATTCATAACTATCTGCCCCGCGATTGAACCATGCTCCGGCGCTCAGCTTTTTCGCGTTGCTTCGCGTCTTTCGCGGTTGCTAGTCTGGCCGTTTCGCTCCTTCATGGACCGTGCTTTACTTGCGGGCTTTTCGCGGAGGAACACGAGCCGCGGATGCGCGTGATGATCGAGACGGACGCGGGGGGCGATCCGGATGATGAGCAGTCGCTCGTGCGGTTTCTCTTGTATGCGAGCGAGTGGGATATCGCGGGGATCATCGCCAATCGGCCGCTGGCACGCGACGGAGAAAATCTGAACACGGTGCGGACCGGCCTCGGCATCGTGCGCCGGCAGATTGACGCGTATGGCGAGTGCTATCCGAACCTGGTTCAGCACGATGCCCGATTTCCCACCGAGGCGTTCCTCCAAGCGCATACTGTTCCCGGTCACAACGATGTGGACGATGGCGTGCAGTTGCTGATCGACGCGGTCGATCGCGATGATCCGCGGCCGCTCTGGTTTTGCAATTGGGGCACCGATGACGGCGCCGCGCTGAGTTGCCTACGGCGCGCGTTGGATCGCGTGTTCGCGGAGCGCGGCCCCGACGGTTATGCGCGCTTCAAAAGTCGGATCCGGCTTAGTTCGTCCGATGAATTCGGCGCGCACACGTACGACATCGCGCCGGCGTTTCCGTTTTGGGTCGATACCTTTCGTCCCGAGATTGATCGCCGGCGGTGGTATCATCGCTTCTCCGCCATCACGGCCACCGCTGGCGGTTTCGACATCGAGCGGGACGTCCGCACGGGGCATGGCCCGCTCGGCGCGCTCTATCCGACGAACACGACCCATCCACAGAAGGAAGGGGATTCGATGTCGTTCATGTACCTCGTCCCCACCGGCATGAACGACCCCAACCACCCGGACTGGGGCAGTTGGGCCGGCCGCTACGGGCTTCAAGACGAAGCCCAGGGACGTCAATATTTTTGGGCGAATCAGAGCGACGCGTGGCGCGGCACGACGCATCGGGAGAATTCGCTTGCGCGCTGGGCGGAGCATTTGCAGAATGATTTTCGGGCACGCCTCGATTGGTGCGTGAATCCGCGCGATCAGGCGAATCATCCGCCGAAGGTCAGCATCGACGGCGAACTGCACCGCACCGCGAAGGCCGGGGAAGAAATCATCCTCGATGGCTCGCCTTCAACAGATCTCGACGGCGATCAGCTTCACTTCGCGTGGATGCACTATGCCGAAGCGAGTTCCGGCCACGTCGCCATCGACCTCCGCGATGCAGACAAATCACGCGCGACGTTTACCGTCCCAGACGCGCCGGCTGGCGCAGCCATCCAATGCGTCCTGACGGTCACTGACGATGGCGAACCCGCGTTAACGCGCTACGCCCGCGTGATTGTCACCGTCGCCGACGAATAAGGCGAACGCGGCTCAATAAGCCCTCGGCGTCTCAGCGCCTCCGCGGTTCAAAATGGCAGACCCGCTATTCCAGCCACACCGCGATGTGCTTTGAGCCCTCGTCCATCTGAAACACCGGGCCAGGCGTGTAGCCGCGGCGGCGGATGTCGCGGACGATTTGTTCCAGTTCGATGTGGCGTTCGCGAATCTTCACCATCAATTCGGGATCGAGCAACTGTTCCAGGTCGTCGATGCCTGTGGCGTTGGCGGTCAGTTCGACTTTCGTATGACCTGATTCACTGACGCGAATCTTCAGCCACTGCGCGAGACTGCGGAAGTCGCGATACGACTGGGTCGGCATCGGCATGGCCAGCGACGCCATTTCACCGGAGAGACCGTGCATGCACGGCCACAGCATGCGCCGCCA
This Planctomycetia bacterium DNA region includes the following protein-coding sequences:
- the hisI gene encoding phosphoribosyl-AMP cyclohydrolase, with translation MSHPAPRTIPDFEKGQGMLPAIAQDAATGEVLMMAYMNPESYAETLATGRAVYFSRSRNKLWRKGEESGHVQLVRGVFVDCDADTILLKVEQLGGAACHEGYQSCFFRQVTPEGLQVVGERVFDPAQVYGKK
- a CDS encoding DUF3267 domain-containing protein, which gives rise to MRLHVGSLPEGDFAPDETWHALREPGPAMMQVYAAPIAIVLGLLVGLAWQSLGLSMSVTLSGNHAIVAIVFIVLSFPAMIAFHELLHYGAFPAGGHPDDKMMGVWPSRMMFYAHYLGEITRTRFLVVLLLPFLVISILPLVLAALIPLPPWLLIAFAWCSVWNALFACGDMFAVGLILAQVPAMARLRNRGYHTFWTTASPPPTS
- a CDS encoding glycosyltransferase family 2 protein, which translates into the protein MPRSLSLILPVYNAQESLPAMLAELLDLLPELTNRFEVQLIDDGSLDATMEIASDLVANYPQVRLLAHPARLGTRIAMETGLRHSTGEWVLYRDADCVLDLQGIAKMWRQTGEFDCLLGRRAAGTPLGWIPRMPSRQDAIAPEHDGMIMAKRAVFGQWMLSPSQQTFETHLVRRGIAWKALDLRVRPANPAAEAIRSLAAQRTLRKGELVGAGTHAGSPMRHEHEPNYLRKIADFALGE
- a CDS encoding CDP-alcohol phosphatidyltransferase family protein; its protein translation is MRPTLAELERRCQKPDHRLIGSWMARRVARPSALRITWLIAPYGVSAHAVTLLAWGVGLAAAAQFGIGSPVAWLCGAITLQLWYLLDHVDGQLARWHGVASLDGVQLDYLMHHTLNLLVPLGLGYGASRVTNHELWLAAGLLWGVAALLNGLLHDARYKAFIQRLKRVRGELVVRGGSGSRPTMQPLMPRSPLRLAAWVVQKAAEPPVTLNLITCVAATIWLLPATSHFISCAFIGAMCVANSATMLARLWKSQRAGAAETEFAAWFAPPADSSLEFRDGWWHVTRQTSRAKSP
- the hisG gene encoding ATP phosphoribosyltransferase, yielding MANCLKLGIPAGSLQEATAELFRRAGYKITFSSRSYYPSIDDDEIECTLIRAQEMARYVQDGALDAGLTGHDWIVENNADVQEVAELVFSKVSRRPVRWVLCVPEDSPVQSVAQLQGKRIATEAVGLTTRFLAKHGVQAKVEFSWGATEVKPPRLADAIVEVTETGSSLRANNLRIVAEVLVSTPRLIANREAYLDPFKRQKIDDIALMLRGAMAAEGKVGMMANVPRASLQEVLAILPALQKPTISSLSDDDWVDVMTVIDEAVVRNIIPRLKAAGARGIVEYPLNKVIE
- a CDS encoding DUF1593 domain-containing protein, with amino-acid sequence MRVMIETDAGGDPDDEQSLVRFLLYASEWDIAGIIANRPLARDGENLNTVRTGLGIVRRQIDAYGECYPNLVQHDARFPTEAFLQAHTVPGHNDVDDGVQLLIDAVDRDDPRPLWFCNWGTDDGAALSCLRRALDRVFAERGPDGYARFKSRIRLSSSDEFGAHTYDIAPAFPFWVDTFRPEIDRRRWYHRFSAITATAGGFDIERDVRTGHGPLGALYPTNTTHPQKEGDSMSFMYLVPTGMNDPNHPDWGSWAGRYGLQDEAQGRQYFWANQSDAWRGTTHRENSLARWAEHLQNDFRARLDWCVNPRDQANHPPKVSIDGELHRTAKAGEEIILDGSPSTDLDGDQLHFAWMHYAEASSGHVAIDLRDADKSRATFTVPDAPAGAAIQCVLTVTDDGEPALTRYARVIVTVADE